Proteins encoded within one genomic window of Bradyrhizobium sp. 186:
- a CDS encoding glycoside hydrolase family 130 protein encodes MSQSPFLNRQALYLRPDPTRVIVRPFKPATEPRDLNPTDKTRANHIVDRVLALGADAAARQLADVLENFLGRHRNLLRAFEARADEMEGALAVHASFTQTQRQLVGAYFLNEYSFEASALFNPSIVAHPDQSGAPPDALRFVLSLRAVGEGHISSLTFRSGMIAADGAVSVDPTTRLASSPAILAQTQGPAGEDVEIAFQSGEDISERVIFPITSSQSNGIEDARFVQFSDGERQIYYATYTAYSGRAIRSELIETSDFVSFRLSTLKGSAARNKGMALFPKRIGGRYAMIARQDNENLYLIYSDDLYTWDDCGHAFLKPEFPWEFVQIGNCGSPIELDEGWLLLTHGVGPVRKYSIGAALLDKNDPSKVLARLSEPLLRPDPSEREGYVPNVVYTCGALRHHDKIIFPYAVSDTFSNFATINIASLMNAME; translated from the coding sequence TTGTCGCAATCTCCATTCCTGAACCGTCAGGCGCTTTATCTGCGGCCCGATCCAACACGGGTCATCGTGCGCCCCTTCAAGCCGGCTACCGAGCCGCGCGATCTCAACCCCACGGACAAGACCCGCGCGAACCACATCGTCGATCGGGTTCTAGCACTCGGTGCCGATGCGGCAGCCCGCCAACTCGCCGATGTTCTTGAGAATTTCCTCGGCCGCCACCGCAATTTGCTGCGAGCGTTCGAGGCCCGCGCCGACGAAATGGAAGGTGCGTTGGCCGTCCACGCCTCGTTCACGCAAACGCAACGCCAATTGGTCGGTGCCTATTTTCTCAACGAATATTCGTTCGAAGCATCTGCCTTATTCAACCCGAGTATCGTAGCGCATCCCGATCAGTCCGGCGCGCCTCCCGACGCGTTACGTTTCGTCTTGAGCCTTCGTGCCGTCGGAGAAGGCCACATTTCGTCGCTGACCTTTCGGTCCGGAATGATCGCGGCAGACGGAGCGGTCAGCGTCGATCCAACGACGCGCCTGGCCTCGAGTCCTGCCATTCTCGCGCAGACGCAGGGGCCAGCCGGGGAGGATGTCGAGATCGCTTTCCAAAGCGGCGAAGATATCAGCGAGCGGGTCATCTTTCCCATTACCTCATCTCAGTCGAATGGCATTGAGGACGCACGCTTCGTGCAGTTCAGCGATGGCGAACGACAGATCTACTACGCGACCTACACTGCCTATAGCGGCAGGGCGATCAGGTCGGAGCTGATTGAGACGTCCGATTTCGTATCGTTCAGGCTGTCCACTCTGAAGGGCAGCGCCGCGCGCAACAAGGGTATGGCGCTCTTCCCGAAGAGGATCGGCGGCCGATATGCCATGATCGCCCGGCAAGACAATGAAAATCTCTATCTCATCTATTCCGACGACCTCTATACATGGGACGATTGCGGCCACGCGTTTCTGAAACCCGAATTCCCGTGGGAGTTCGTGCAGATCGGCAATTGCGGGTCGCCGATCGAACTGGATGAGGGCTGGCTGCTGCTAACCCACGGTGTCGGGCCGGTTCGAAAATATTCGATCGGGGCAGCGTTGCTGGACAAGAACGATCCCTCGAAAGTGCTTGCGCGCCTGAGTGAACCCTTGCTTCGGCCCGATCCGTCCGAACGCGAGGGATATGTCCCAAACGTCGTGTACACCTGCGGCGCGTTGCGACATCACGACAAGATCATTTTCCCCTACGCCGTCTCGGATACATTCTCCAACTTCGCGACGATCAACATCGCCAGCCTGATGAACGCCATGGAATGA
- a CDS encoding glycosyltransferase family 4 protein produces the protein MVTLNRVAFIGNSLPRRCGIATFTTDLQHAVAASRPDLETVVVAMTDHGQAYDYPSTVGFQVNDDQPEDYIRAAEFLNHGRFEVVSLQHEFGIFGGDAGGHILALLSRLNMPVVTTLHTVLAEPTKVQREVIVRISDISSKIVVMAEKGRELLRTVYQVVDEKIEVIAHGIPEFAFVEPDEAKAKRGFSGRAVILTFGLLSHNKGIEVMIDAMPAILRSRPDAVYVVLGATHPNLIRDQGEAYRESLVARVRELGIDKHVVFLDQFVDQPTLLDFISMCDVYVTPYLNEAQMTSGTLAYSFGLGKAVVSTPYWHARELLADGRGILVPFGDAAAIGNEIAKLLTNAVLRQAMRKRAYSSSRPMTWERTAERYVSTFEGAGRRHRLKTIARSDTSTLLRDSRAPPEMRIDHLLSMCDDTGLFQHAVHCVPDRSHGYCVDDNARALLLACALNIPGEERLPEVLTARFAGFVQHAWNPNTRRFRNFMGFNRSWLEDRGSEDSHGRTLWALGACSLTDANLSRRTWAAALFAEAVGSVDAFHSPRAWAFVLLGLDGYCTAVPGDLGAADLRLRLADRLIAIFDAVETQDWVWFEEGLAYDNARLSQALILTGMATKRAVYLDGGLKSLRWLVKRQTSASGQFRPVGTEGFGETRLTPRAFDQQPLEAAATIAACLAAWRADHDVEWKAEAARVFAWFLGSNDLSVSLVDLETGSCRDGLHPDRPNENRGGESVVSYLLGLCEIRQLARLSESRVQPAPLVA, from the coding sequence GTCGTCGTCGCGATGACCGATCACGGCCAGGCCTATGACTATCCTTCCACGGTTGGATTTCAGGTCAACGACGATCAGCCGGAGGACTATATTCGTGCGGCGGAGTTCTTGAACCACGGCCGGTTCGAGGTTGTTTCTCTTCAGCATGAATTTGGCATTTTCGGCGGCGACGCCGGCGGTCACATCCTGGCCCTGCTGTCGCGCCTGAATATGCCAGTCGTGACCACGCTCCATACCGTGCTTGCCGAGCCGACGAAGGTGCAACGCGAAGTCATCGTCCGGATTTCCGATATATCGTCCAAGATCGTGGTCATGGCCGAAAAGGGCCGCGAATTGCTGCGAACCGTTTATCAAGTGGTCGACGAGAAGATCGAGGTCATCGCGCACGGAATTCCGGAATTTGCATTCGTTGAACCGGACGAGGCCAAAGCCAAGCGAGGTTTCAGCGGCCGGGCAGTCATTCTTACTTTCGGCCTTCTGTCGCACAACAAGGGAATCGAAGTCATGATCGACGCCATGCCTGCGATCCTGAGAAGCCGTCCGGATGCGGTCTATGTCGTGCTCGGCGCTACCCATCCTAACCTGATACGCGACCAGGGCGAAGCCTATCGCGAGAGCCTCGTGGCGCGTGTTCGTGAGCTCGGTATCGACAAGCATGTCGTGTTTCTTGACCAGTTCGTCGATCAGCCGACGCTACTCGATTTCATTTCGATGTGCGATGTCTATGTTACGCCGTATCTAAACGAAGCCCAGATGACGTCGGGCACGCTGGCTTACAGTTTTGGCTTGGGAAAGGCGGTCGTCTCCACGCCATACTGGCATGCGCGCGAGTTGCTGGCCGATGGCCGTGGTATCCTGGTTCCGTTTGGGGACGCCGCCGCCATCGGCAACGAAATCGCGAAGCTACTCACCAACGCGGTGTTGCGGCAAGCCATGCGGAAGCGCGCCTATTCGAGCAGCCGTCCCATGACATGGGAGCGGACGGCAGAACGCTATGTGTCAACGTTCGAGGGCGCCGGCCGCAGGCATCGTCTCAAGACGATTGCGCGCTCAGACACAAGCACGCTGCTGCGCGACAGCCGCGCGCCACCGGAAATGCGCATCGATCATTTGCTATCGATGTGCGACGACACCGGATTGTTCCAGCACGCCGTACATTGCGTGCCGGATCGCTCCCACGGCTATTGTGTCGACGATAACGCCCGCGCGCTGCTACTGGCGTGCGCGCTCAACATTCCCGGCGAGGAGCGATTGCCGGAGGTATTGACGGCGCGGTTTGCCGGCTTTGTCCAGCATGCCTGGAATCCCAACACCCGGCGGTTTCGCAATTTCATGGGCTTTAACCGCAGCTGGCTTGAGGATAGGGGGTCGGAAGACAGCCATGGCCGGACGTTGTGGGCGCTCGGCGCATGCTCGTTGACCGATGCGAACCTGTCGCGGCGGACATGGGCTGCGGCGCTTTTCGCCGAGGCTGTGGGGAGCGTAGACGCCTTTCACTCGCCGCGCGCCTGGGCTTTCGTCCTGCTGGGACTCGACGGTTATTGCACCGCCGTTCCCGGCGACTTGGGCGCCGCCGATCTCCGGCTTCGGTTGGCGGATAGATTAATCGCGATCTTCGATGCGGTCGAGACGCAGGACTGGGTTTGGTTCGAAGAAGGGCTTGCCTACGACAACGCCCGTTTGTCGCAAGCCCTCATCCTGACCGGCATGGCCACCAAGAGGGCCGTCTATCTGGATGGCGGCCTGAAATCGCTGCGTTGGTTGGTGAAGCGGCAGACATCTGCGAGCGGTCAGTTCCGCCCGGTCGGCACCGAAGGCTTTGGCGAGACACGCCTGACGCCGCGGGCGTTCGATCAACAACCGCTAGAGGCCGCGGCCACCATCGCCGCCTGTCTCGCGGCATGGCGCGCCGACCATGACGTCGAGTGGAAAGCCGAAGCCGCGCGTGTGTTCGCGTGGTTCCTTGGCAGCAACGACCTTTCGGTTTCCCTGGTCGATCTGGAAACCGGGAGTTGCCGGGACGGCCTGCATCCCGACCGTCCGAATGAGAACCGCGGCGGGGAATCGGTCGTGTCGTACTTGCTCGGCCTCTGCGAGATCAGACAACTCGCCCGCCTGAGTGAAAGCCGCGTACAGCCCGCGCCGCTGGTTGCCTGA